In Electrophorus electricus isolate fEleEle1 chromosome 18, fEleEle1.pri, whole genome shotgun sequence, one genomic interval encodes:
- the rh50 gene encoding rh50-like protein: protein MKKNSTSLRVRLPVLVFALEVLVVVLYSVFVTYDDQTNALLQNNKTQPLENTVYQDYPFFADIQVMIFIGFGCLLAFFRRYGFGGMVFNFLTATFAIQWAILVQGFFHFYYDGQIHLGVINLINAEFACAVVLISFGAVLGKTSPVQLLVMALLEVPVFGVTEWIVVEHLKINDAGGSILIHLFACYFGLGVTFILYRPSLNEGHSKEGTTYQSDLLSVLGTLFLWVFWPSFNCALTLRGDDQHRAILHTFIGLSASTLTAFALSALLSKNGKLSMADVQNVTLAGGVTVGASVDMMISPAVAYVLGMLGCTACMLGYKYLSPFLARRLRLQDQCGIHNLHGLTGLISTIAGICAILLASEETYGPSLYQTFSYRAPQQGDPQLGELQKLIPGLEAGLGRTAKEQALYQVVALGSTISISAVGGVLTGLVLKLPYLASPTDEFCFDDELFFNVPLDEDQASESQEPRCSETQITNHQYILQSKPADDVITS from the exons atgaagaagaatTCCACAAGTTTGAGAGTACGGCTTCCAGTGCTGGTATTTGCACTGGAAGTCTTGGTTGTGGTCCTGTACTCAGTTTTTGTGACGTATGATGACCAGACCAATGCACTGCTACAAAACAATAAGACACAGCCTTTGGAGAATACTGTGTACCAAGATTATCCTTTTTTTGCTGACATCCAGGTCATGATCTTCATTGGTTTTGGCTGCCTCCTGGCCTTCTTTCGTCGCTACGGTTTTGGTGGAATGGTGTTCAACTTCCTGACTGCTACATTTGCAATTCAGTGGGCCATTTTGGTCCAGGGCTTCTTCCATTTCTATTATGATGGCCAGATTCACCTGGGAGTGATCAACCTCATAAATGCAGAATTTGCTTGTGCAGTGGTACTGATCTCATTTGGGGCAGTGCTGGGGAAGACCAGTCCTGTACAGCTTTTA GTCATGGCCTTGCTGGAGGTGCCTGTGTTCGGAGTTACAGAATGGATTGTTGTTGAGCACCTGAAAATCAACGATGCTGGTGGCTCAATTCTTATCCACCTGTTTGCCTGCTACTTTGGTCTCGGTGTCACCTTTATCCTGTATAGACCAAGTCTGAACGAGGGCCATTCCAAAGAAGGTACTACCTACCAGTCTGATCTACTGTCTGTACTAGGTACCCTGTTCCTTTGGGTATTCTGGCCTTCATTCAACTGTGCACTGACCTTGAGGGGGGATGACCAGCACCGTGCCATTCTCCACACTTTCATAGGTCTGAGCGCATCCACACTTACTGCTTTCGCCCTCTCAGCCTTGCTCAGCAAAAATGGCAAGCTCAGCATGGCCGACGTCCAGAACGTCACCTTGGCCGGAGGGGTTACCGTCGGTGCCTCAGTTGACATGATGATCTCACCTGCTGTTGCTTATGTGCTTGGGATGCTGGGCTGCACGGCTTGCATGCTGGGATATAAGTACCTCAGTCCATTCCTGGCACGAAGACTGCGCCTTCAGGACCAGTGTGGCATCCACAACCTCCATGGACTAACGGGACTCATTTCAACCATAGCTGGCATTTGTGCAATCTTGCTGGCCAGTGAGGAAACGTATGGCCCCAGCCTCTACCAGACCTTTTCTTATCGTGCACCCCAACAAGGAGATCCTCAGTTAGGGGAACTCCAGAAGTTGATCCCAGGACTGGAGGCTGGTCTAGGCCGCACTGCTAAGGAACAAGCTTTGTATCAAGTGGTGGCACTGGGAAGCACCATTAGTATTTCTGCAGTCGGAGGTGTGCTGACAGGCTTGGTGCTCAAGCTGCCATATCTTGCCTCACCAACTGATGAGTTCTGCTTTGATGATGAGCTTTTCTTTAATGTTCCTCTAGATGAAGATCAAGCATCTGAATCGCAGGAACCGAGGTGCTCAGAGACACAAATCACCAATCACCAATACATATTACAGTCCAAGCCGGCTGATGATGTCATAACATCATGA